Genomic segment of Iocasia fonsfrigidae:
CTACAGTTGGTATAGCTATGGCGGAATCATCTCTTCAGGATGTTAAGGCTAATGGTGATTATAAAATTGGTATTATTTTAAAAACCCTGGCTAATCCGTTTTGGGTTTCCATGGAACAAGGTATTTTGGATGAGGCAGAAAAGCAAGGAGTTGAGGTAGATATATATGCTGTATCCCAGGAAGGGGATGCAAATGAACAGTTAAGACTCTTTGAAAATCTCCTTAATAAAGACTATGATGGAATTGCTTTTGCACCAATAACACCAGTAAATTTAATTCCTTCAATAGTAAAAGCAAATGATCAGGGGGTTCCAGTGGTTAATCTTGATGAACGTGTTCCCCAAGAACCACTAAGGAACAGGGGTGGTTTTGTTTACTCCTTTGTTACAACTAACAATGTTAAAGTAGGTGGTCAGGCTGCTGAGTTTGTAATTGAACAATTACCAGATGGTGGGAAAGTAGCTGTGATTGAAGGTATGGCAGGTAATGCTTCTGGAGAAGACAGAAAAATGGGTTTTACAAATATAATTAGGAGTAATTCTAAATTTGAAATTGTTGCCAGTCAGCCAGCTGATTGGGATAGAATTAAAGCAATAGATGTTACCAGGAACATAATGACGAGAAACCCTGATGTTAAGGCAATATATGCCTGTAATGACACTATGGCTCTTGGTGCAGTAAAGGCCTTGGAGAATATGGGTAAACTGGATGAGGTTATAGTTGTAGGAACCGATGGTATTCCTGAAGCAGTTAAATCTGTTGAAGAAGGAAGATTATCCTCTACCGTAAAACAAGATCCCTATAATATAGGAGTGACTGGTTTAAGGCTTCTTATTCAAGCACTTAATATTCCTGCTGAAGTAGAGGTTCCCTCTATTGTTGTTAAATAGCATTGATTAGGAGTTAATAGCCAGCCCATATATGGGCTGGCCCAATTATAGAAGGAGTGGGCTTGATGCTTAAAGATTATCTTGTAAGAATGAAAGATGTATCTAAAAGGTTTGGTGGAGTTATTGCTCTGGAAAATGTTAATTTTTCAATAAAACCTGGAGAAGTACATGTTTTATTGGGAGAGAATGGTGCAGGGAAATCTACTTTAATGAAAATACTGTCTGGTGTTTATCAATTATCATCTGGAGAGTTATATATTAAAGGAAAAGAAGCCTCTAATTTAACTCCCAAAGAGGCTCAGAATCTGGGTATAAGTATTATTCATCAAGAATTAAGTTTGATCAATGAATTATCAGTTGCTGAAAATATATTTGTGGGAAGATTACCAGAAACTTCTATAGGTACTGTTGATTATAAAAAATTAGCAAGTGAAACAAGCAATGTTTTAAAAAGAGTAGGTTTAAAAATAGACTCTTTTGAGATGGTAGAAACACTTAAAATATCTCATAAACAATTAGTTGAGATCGCCAAGGCTTTATCTTTGAATGCTGATGTGATTATTATGGATGAACCCACATCTTCTCTAACCTTTGATGAAGTTGATGTCTTGTTTGATATAATACGAATTTTAAAAAAAGAGGGTGTTGGTATAGTCTATATTTCCCATAAATTGGATGAAGTTATGGAAATAGGAGATAGGGTAACTGTCTTAAAAGATGGGAAATATGTTGGAACAGAAAAGATTGAAGATATTACTACTAATCAGTTAATAACTATGATGGTGGGTAAAAGTTTATCTACTAAGTATTCCGAAGAAAATAAAAAAAAGATTAATTATGTATCAGATAAGGTAAAAATGGAAGTTAAAGATCTAAAAAGAGCAGATAAGAGTATCAAGGATATTTCATTTTCATTATACAAAGGAGAAGTGTTAGGTTTTTTTGGATTGATTGGTTCTGGGAGAACAGAAACAGTTAGGGCAATTATTGGTGCAGACAAGAAGGAAACAGGCCAAGTTATAATAGATGGTAAGGAAGTGAAAATTAATAATCCCTATAATGGCTTAAAAATGGGTATTGGGCTTATTCCAGAAAATAGAACAGAAGAGGGTTTTTTTGATAATTTAACGATCTGGCAAAATGTTTCACTACCTAGTTTAATTAAAACAGCCGCCTGGAAGGGAATAGGTGGTTTAACTAAAAGTTCTTATGAAAGAAAACTGGCTGAAAATGTAGTAAATAATTTGAATTTAAAATGTGATTCAATTGAGCAAAGTGTTTCAGAATTAAGTGGTGGCAACCAACAAAAGGTAGTTGTTGGAAAATGGTTAGAAGCGGGTGTTGATATATATATATTTGATGAGCCTACCAGGGGTATTGATGTAGGGGTTAAACAAAATATCTATAATATAATTAATGAATTGGCTAAAATGGGTAAGTCGATCATATTAGTTTCATCAGAGTTACCGGAACTTTTATCTATTTGTGATAGAATCATAGTATTTAAAGAGGGTAGAATTGCTGCTGATTATGATATAGATGAAGCAAATAAAGAGAATATTATGTATTCTGCTACTATTGGCAAGAAAAAAATGGAGGGTTAATTATGAACAAAGATCTTCGCTATTACTGGCAACGATTTGGGACATTATTGATATTTGTACTTCTAATTATAATAATGAGTATTTTATCTCCAAAGTACTTTTTTACTGTAGATAATTTTGTGCAAATTCTACTACAATCTGCTATAACTATTCTAATTGCTGTAGGTGAGTTTTTTGCTATATTAATTGCTGGAATTGACCTATCAGTGGGTTCGGTATTAGGATTAACAGGAATGGTTACAGCACTTTTACTCAGTAAATCAGTGAATATTTATTTGGCTATTTTAATTGGTGGTATTTTATTAGGGGCTTTATTAGGGGCTATTAATGGAAGTTTAGTAGTTTTCACAGGTCTTCATCCCTTTATAATCACCTTAGGAGGATTAACAATTTTTAGAGGGCTGACATTGATGATTTCAGATGCCAGACCAATTTATAATATTCCACCTGGGTTTAGCAGGTCAATTTCTGGAACTATCTTATCTATACCAGTACCAATAATAATAGCTATAATTGTAGCGATTATATTTGCTTTTGTCACTAGAAAAACAAAGCTTGGAAGAAATATATATGCCCTGGGTGGTAATGAAGAAGCTGCCTGGTTATCAGGAATTAATGTTAAAATGCATAAAGTACTGGTATTTATGTTTTCGGGGGTATGTGCGGGTATAGCAGGTGTGGTTATGACAGCTCGCATGGGAGCTGCCGAACCGCTGGCGGGAAATGGTTATGAACTATTTGCTATTGCTTCAGCTATTATAGGTGGTACAAGTTTCTTTGGTGGAAAAGGCAAGATCTTTGGAGTAGTAATGGGTGCTTTAATAATTGGTTTGATTAATAATGCCCTTAATATTTTAAATGTCCAGACTTATTATCAGCAAATCTTTATGGGCTTATTGATTATTGGCTCTGTTTCTCTTGATAAATTTCTCAGCAAAGGAAGTAGTAAATAATCTTAATATCTTGATTTTGCTTGATGAAAGAATATGTAGTTTATTGAAATTGGATAGTATATAAATAATTATAATTCTCTGATTACTCTATAAGGGATTGCTTTTGTATGTTTCCCAGATATGGAGTGTGAATAAAAATAAAAAGTAGGAATTATAATTATCTCATAAATTTGGCTGACTTAGCTACTTCAAATTAAAGGGGATGAAATAATGGCGGAAAAGATTTCTGTATCAGTTATGTGTGGGGATTACAAGAAATTAGGTGAACAGTTAGAGAAAATAAATGATTTTACAGATGAGTATCACTTTGATTTTATGGATGGTCATTATGTTCCCAATATAACTTTAAATTTTGATATGATCAAGAGTTTGCGGGAAGTTGCTTCAAAACCGATTAATGTTCACTTAATGGTAACTAACCCTGAAGATTATATAGAGAGATTAATCAATCTGGGTGTAGATTCTATCTCTTTTCATTTAGATACTATTAGAAATCAGGCCTTTAGGGTTATCAATGAAGTAAAAGATAATGATATAAAAGTTGGGATTGTTCTTAATCCTGCAGAAAGAGAAGTGTCTTTACAATATCTCTTTGATGTGATTGATCGGGTTACAGTAATGACGGTGGATCCGGGGTTTGCAGGTCAAAAGTTTATCCCACAAATGCTTAGTAAAATAAAGAACTTAAAGTCCATAAGAGAAGATAATAATTATAATTATGAGATTGAAGTTGATGGTAGTGTTAATCAAGGAACAATCGATCAATTAATTGTTGCAGGGGTAGATATTTATATATTAGGTAACTCTGGCTTTTTTTCCTTGGGTGCTGATCTGGATGAAGCAATTGAAAATACTAAAAAATATATCTGTTTTAAGTAATTTCAAATGTATTCAATAAAAAAAAGAGACATAAAAGTGAGTGGTTAATATGACCGAAAAAGTAGTTCTTGGAATAGATATTGGGGGTACTAATTTAAGACTTGCCTTGGTAGATAATAATTATAAAACCCACGATATGTTTATTACCAATATTGCTGATTATAAAAATAAAAATTTTAAAAAATGGCTTATTAATACTATAAATGATTATATAGAAAACAGTAGTAAAGAAGTTGCAGCTATCGGAGTTGGAGTACCAGGTATAGTAGATAGAGACCAGATTATATCATGTCCAAATATAACTGAGTTAGAAAATAGCAAATTAAAAGAAACACTTTATAACCAATTTAAAATTCCTATTGTAATTGAAAAAGATGTAAATTTAATAATGTTAGCTGAACAAAAACTATTAAATAGGACTGCGCAGAATATAGTTGGCTTTTTTATTGGGACAGGTTTTGGATGTAGTATTATTATCAATGGAAGGCTTTATAAAGGATTCAGAGGGTTTGCAGGTGAATTAGGTCATATACCACTAAAAGGCAAAAGCAAACCTTGTAATTGTGGGAGTAAAGGTTGTCTTGAAATGTATGCAGCGGGAAAGGCTTTGGAAAAAATAGCTTCTAATAATAATATTACTATCGAGAATTTCTTTATAGATATGAAAGGGAAATCTGAAGTAGAAGAGTTCCTGGATAACCTTGCTATTGGAATAGTTACTTCTGTAAATTTACTTGATCCAGAATTAATAATTATAGACGGTGGGGTTATTAGAATGAAAGGATTTCCACTGAAATATTTAAAAGAGTTAATAAAACAACGTCTGAGGTCTAATATAATGATTGATAATTTGGAGATTATAGATTCTAATATAGGTAAATATGGAGGATGTCTAGGTGCAGGTGTTTATTTTTTTGATTATATTCAAAAATAGTTCAAATAACAGTATATGTAGGGAGGTATTATGAGTGATAGCTATAGGTAGTGATCATGCTGCTTTTGAATTCAAAAATAAAATAAAAAAATATTTAGCTGGTAAGGGTATTGAATGTAAGGATTATGGATGCGATGATACAAATAGAACAGATTATCCTATATATGGAGAAGCTGTGGCTAGGGCTGTAACCAAGGGCGAGTGTGAAAGAGGTATTGTCTGCTGTGGCACGGGTGTCGGGATATCTCTGGCAGCTAATAAAGTTAAGGGAATTAGAGCGGTTGTTTGTAGTGAGGTCTATACTGCAAAACTTTCCCGTGCACATAACAATACGAATATTCTTTCTTTAGGTTCAAGGGTTGTTACTATAGAAAGGGCAAAAATGATTATTGATGCTTGGCTGAATACAGAGTATGAAGGTGGAAGACATGAAAAACGAATAAAGATGATTAGTAAGATAGAAGATAAGAATTAAAATTTTAAGTTTATTTGTGTTTAAATGAGGTGCTTGAGGCTTTTTTGATTGAGTGGTGGGGCTACTTGAAATATATAGTGTAATGTTTTATAATAAAAAACATAGTAGCCATATATAGGAAGGGAATTATTATGAAAAATAAAAAACCTCAGCAATTAGTGCAGTCACTTGATAGGGCCTTAGATGTGGTAGAAAAACTGGTAGAGTCTAATAAAAGTATGGGAGTAACTGAATTAAGTAATAGTCTTGGGCTGCATAAGAGTACAGTCTATCGCCTGCTGGCAACTTTAGGTTACAGGGGATATGTAGAACAGGATGATTATAATCAGTATAAAGTTGGATTAAAACTATTTGAAATAGGTGGGCTGGTCTTAAACAGCCTGGATTTACGAGAACAGATAAAACCATATTTAAAGAGGCTGCGTGAAGAGACCAGAGAAACTGTACACCTTGGTATTATGGATGGTACAGAAGTAGTCTATATTGATAAAGAAGAGACCTCTGAAACCATAAGGATGTATTCGAGAATAGGCAGACGTGTATGTGCTCATTGTACCAGTCTGGGCAAGGTAATTCTGGCTTATTCTAAACCAGAACTAAGAGATCAGGTCATTGAGAATGGCTTAAAGAAATACACTGATAAGACTATTACTGATGAGATTGAATTTAGAAAACATATTAAAGAGGTCTTTGACCAGGGATATGCTATTGATGACGAAGAGCAGAGGATGGGAATCAGGTGTATCGGTGGTCCTATTTTTAATTTTAACAGGGATGTAATAGCTGCCTTCAGTATTTCAGCTCCTATTAATAGAATGACTCATGAAAGAATTGATGAACTGGCAGAAGTTGTTCATGAATACAGCAGACAAATTTCGGCAGCTTTTGGTTACAAATATAAGTAACACGACAAGGGGATCGCCAAAACATTGCCAAAGGTTGTATCTAAAATTGAATATTTATTAGTT
This window contains:
- the alsB gene encoding D-allose transporter substrate-binding protein; translated protein: MRKITILMLVLFMVGTTVGIAMAESSLQDVKANGDYKIGIILKTLANPFWVSMEQGILDEAEKQGVEVDIYAVSQEGDANEQLRLFENLLNKDYDGIAFAPITPVNLIPSIVKANDQGVPVVNLDERVPQEPLRNRGGFVYSFVTTNNVKVGGQAAEFVIEQLPDGGKVAVIEGMAGNASGEDRKMGFTNIIRSNSKFEIVASQPADWDRIKAIDVTRNIMTRNPDVKAIYACNDTMALGAVKALENMGKLDEVIVVGTDGIPEAVKSVEEGRLSSTVKQDPYNIGVTGLRLLIQALNIPAEVEVPSIVVK
- a CDS encoding sugar ABC transporter ATP-binding protein; translation: MLKDYLVRMKDVSKRFGGVIALENVNFSIKPGEVHVLLGENGAGKSTLMKILSGVYQLSSGELYIKGKEASNLTPKEAQNLGISIIHQELSLINELSVAENIFVGRLPETSIGTVDYKKLASETSNVLKRVGLKIDSFEMVETLKISHKQLVEIAKALSLNADVIIMDEPTSSLTFDEVDVLFDIIRILKKEGVGIVYISHKLDEVMEIGDRVTVLKDGKYVGTEKIEDITTNQLITMMVGKSLSTKYSEENKKKINYVSDKVKMEVKDLKRADKSIKDISFSLYKGEVLGFFGLIGSGRTETVRAIIGADKKETGQVIIDGKEVKINNPYNGLKMGIGLIPENRTEEGFFDNLTIWQNVSLPSLIKTAAWKGIGGLTKSSYERKLAENVVNNLNLKCDSIEQSVSELSGGNQQKVVVGKWLEAGVDIYIFDEPTRGIDVGVKQNIYNIINELAKMGKSIILVSSELPELLSICDRIIVFKEGRIAADYDIDEANKENIMYSATIGKKKMEG
- the alsC gene encoding D-allose ABC transporter permease, whose amino-acid sequence is MNKDLRYYWQRFGTLLIFVLLIIIMSILSPKYFFTVDNFVQILLQSAITILIAVGEFFAILIAGIDLSVGSVLGLTGMVTALLLSKSVNIYLAILIGGILLGALLGAINGSLVVFTGLHPFIITLGGLTIFRGLTLMISDARPIYNIPPGFSRSISGTILSIPVPIIIAIIVAIIFAFVTRKTKLGRNIYALGGNEEAAWLSGINVKMHKVLVFMFSGVCAGIAGVVMTARMGAAEPLAGNGYELFAIASAIIGGTSFFGGKGKIFGVVMGALIIGLINNALNILNVQTYYQQIFMGLLIIGSVSLDKFLSKGSSK
- the alsE gene encoding D-allulose 6-phosphate 3-epimerase, which gives rise to MAEKISVSVMCGDYKKLGEQLEKINDFTDEYHFDFMDGHYVPNITLNFDMIKSLREVASKPINVHLMVTNPEDYIERLINLGVDSISFHLDTIRNQAFRVINEVKDNDIKVGIVLNPAEREVSLQYLFDVIDRVTVMTVDPGFAGQKFIPQMLSKIKNLKSIREDNNYNYEIEVDGSVNQGTIDQLIVAGVDIYILGNSGFFSLGADLDEAIENTKKYICFK
- the alsK gene encoding allose kinase, with amino-acid sequence MTEKVVLGIDIGGTNLRLALVDNNYKTHDMFITNIADYKNKNFKKWLINTINDYIENSSKEVAAIGVGVPGIVDRDQIISCPNITELENSKLKETLYNQFKIPIVIEKDVNLIMLAEQKLLNRTAQNIVGFFIGTGFGCSIIINGRLYKGFRGFAGELGHIPLKGKSKPCNCGSKGCLEMYAAGKALEKIASNNNITIENFFIDMKGKSEVEEFLDNLAIGIVTSVNLLDPELIIIDGGVIRMKGFPLKYLKELIKQRLRSNIMIDNLEIIDSNIGKYGGCLGAGVYFFDYIQK
- the rpiB gene encoding ribose 5-phosphate isomerase B, whose amino-acid sequence is MIAIGSDHAAFEFKNKIKKYLAGKGIECKDYGCDDTNRTDYPIYGEAVARAVTKGECERGIVCCGTGVGISLAANKVKGIRAVVCSEVYTAKLSRAHNNTNILSLGSRVVTIERAKMIIDAWLNTEYEGGRHEKRIKMISKIEDKN
- a CDS encoding IclR family transcriptional regulator, translated to MKNKKPQQLVQSLDRALDVVEKLVESNKSMGVTELSNSLGLHKSTVYRLLATLGYRGYVEQDDYNQYKVGLKLFEIGGLVLNSLDLREQIKPYLKRLREETRETVHLGIMDGTEVVYIDKEETSETIRMYSRIGRRVCAHCTSLGKVILAYSKPELRDQVIENGLKKYTDKTITDEIEFRKHIKEVFDQGYAIDDEEQRMGIRCIGGPIFNFNRDVIAAFSISAPINRMTHERIDELAEVVHEYSRQISAAFGYKYK